One part of the Lathyrus oleraceus cultivar Zhongwan6 unplaced genomic scaffold, CAAS_Psat_ZW6_1.0 chrUn0001, whole genome shotgun sequence genome encodes these proteins:
- the LOC127110495 gene encoding F-box protein CPR1 isoform X2, with translation MNANSATPKTPSPVFLSDDLITEIISLLPVKPLLRFKCDKEWSMAGSCNGLICLVGYRFNNRVNKLQDYWLQLWNPATRKISRNIGYFRDSEGFVFNFGWDDSTGTFKVVASRFIRDGHTSEVRVFTVGDNVWRNIEKFPVVPLGLEWHGRRIDKEYEYGCVFLNTTFNWLAIHKDIGFNWTYYVTDMTFEDLVIVSLDLGTETYNSYRLPPEELPLEEPTIGMLEECLCLCYSYPGTNIIIWQMKKFGVEESWIQFLKISSNNLQHCSFLPLFLSKDGDTLVLCSCHDEEAILYNLRDDSMQRIEVKVHKTIIDDETCNWLKLTLAQRYVESLISIC, from the exons ATGAATGCAAACTCAGCCACGCCGAAGACTCCGTCGCCGGTGTTCTTATCCGACGATCTCATCACCGAGATTATTTCCTTACTTCCTGTTAAACCTCTTCTTAGATTCAAGTGT GATAAAGAATGGTCTATGGCTGGTTCCTGCAATGGATTGATCTGTCTCGTTGGTTATCGTTTCAATAATAGGGTTAATAAACTTCAAGACTACTGGTTGCAATTATGGAACCCAGCCACTAGAAAAATATCTAGAAACATAGGCTATTTTCGTGATTCAGAAGGTTTCGTCTTCAATTTTGGTTGGGATGATTCAACGGGCACATTTAAAGTGGTTGCGTCGCGCTTCATTCGTGATGGACATACAAGTGAGGTGAGAGTTTTCACTGTTGGTGACAATGTTTGGAGAAATATTGAAAAGTTCCCTGTTGTTCCTCTTGGGTTGGAGTGGCACGGACGACGGATAGATAAGGAATATGAATATGGCTGTGTGTTTTTAAATACCACTTTTAACTGGTTGGCTATTCACAAGGACATCGGGTTCAATTGGACTTATTATGTAACGGATATGACTTTTGAGGACCTTGTTATTGTTTCGCTCGATCTGGGGACGGAGACATACAATTCGTATCGGTTACCTCCCGAAGAGCTGCCGCTCGAAGAGCCAACTATCGGTATGTTGGAGGAATGTCTTTGTTTATGTTATTCTTATCCAGGGACTAATATTATTATATGGCAAATGAAGAAATTTGGGGTTGAAGAGTCTTGGATTCAATTTCTTAAAATCAGTTCTAACAATCTTCAACATTGTTCATTCTTGCCATTGTTTCTTTCTAAGGACGGTGATACATTGGTACTGTGCAGTTGTCATGATGAGGAAGCAATTCTTTATAATTTGAGAGATGATAGTATGCAGCGAATAGAAGTTAAAGTGCACAAAACTATCATTGATGATGAAACTTGCAATTGGTTAAAGTTGACCCTGGCCCAGCGTTATGTTGAAAGCTTGATTTCGATTTGTTGA
- the LOC127110495 gene encoding F-box/kelch-repeat protein At3g23880 isoform X1, with translation MNANSATPKTPSPVFLSDDLITEIISLLPVKPLLRFKCVSNSWNTLISSPTFVKLHLKRSATSSNTQFTLITNHIKCIFKDEDWSIIPYPINSLIDNPSATFVADSHYLLNLKDKEWSMAGSCNGLICLVGYRFNNRVNKLQDYWLQLWNPATRKISRNIGYFRDSEGFVFNFGWDDSTGTFKVVASRFIRDGHTSEVRVFTVGDNVWRNIEKFPVVPLGLEWHGRRIDKEYEYGCVFLNTTFNWLAIHKDIGFNWTYYVTDMTFEDLVIVSLDLGTETYNSYRLPPEELPLEEPTIGMLEECLCLCYSYPGTNIIIWQMKKFGVEESWIQFLKISSNNLQHCSFLPLFLSKDGDTLVLCSCHDEEAILYNLRDDSMQRIEVKVHKTIIDDETCNWLKLTLAQRYVESLISIC, from the coding sequence ATGAATGCAAACTCAGCCACGCCGAAGACTCCGTCGCCGGTGTTCTTATCCGACGATCTCATCACCGAGATTATTTCCTTACTTCCTGTTAAACCTCTTCTTAGATTCAAGTGTGTAAGTAATTCTTGGAACACTCTCATTTCCAGTCCTACTTTTGTGAAATTGCATCTCAAAAGATCAGCAACATCATCAAATACACAATTCACATTAATCACTAATCACATTAAGTGTATATTTAAGGACGAAGATTGGAGTATCATTCCATACCCTATAAATAGTTTAATCGATAATCCGTCTGCTACCTTTGTTGCTGATTCTCATTATCTTTTAAATTTAAAGGATAAAGAATGGTCTATGGCTGGTTCCTGCAATGGATTGATCTGTCTCGTTGGTTATCGTTTCAATAATAGGGTTAATAAACTTCAAGACTACTGGTTGCAATTATGGAACCCAGCCACTAGAAAAATATCTAGAAACATAGGCTATTTTCGTGATTCAGAAGGTTTCGTCTTCAATTTTGGTTGGGATGATTCAACGGGCACATTTAAAGTGGTTGCGTCGCGCTTCATTCGTGATGGACATACAAGTGAGGTGAGAGTTTTCACTGTTGGTGACAATGTTTGGAGAAATATTGAAAAGTTCCCTGTTGTTCCTCTTGGGTTGGAGTGGCACGGACGACGGATAGATAAGGAATATGAATATGGCTGTGTGTTTTTAAATACCACTTTTAACTGGTTGGCTATTCACAAGGACATCGGGTTCAATTGGACTTATTATGTAACGGATATGACTTTTGAGGACCTTGTTATTGTTTCGCTCGATCTGGGGACGGAGACATACAATTCGTATCGGTTACCTCCCGAAGAGCTGCCGCTCGAAGAGCCAACTATCGGTATGTTGGAGGAATGTCTTTGTTTATGTTATTCTTATCCAGGGACTAATATTATTATATGGCAAATGAAGAAATTTGGGGTTGAAGAGTCTTGGATTCAATTTCTTAAAATCAGTTCTAACAATCTTCAACATTGTTCATTCTTGCCATTGTTTCTTTCTAAGGACGGTGATACATTGGTACTGTGCAGTTGTCATGATGAGGAAGCAATTCTTTATAATTTGAGAGATGATAGTATGCAGCGAATAGAAGTTAAAGTGCACAAAACTATCATTGATGATGAAACTTGCAATTGGTTAAAGTTGACCCTGGCCCAGCGTTATGTTGAAAGCTTGATTTCGATTTGTTGA
- the LOC127110498 gene encoding F-box/kelch-repeat protein At3g23880 isoform X1 has translation MNTKSAMLQTETQVFIPEDLISQIISSLPVKSLVRFKCVSNFWNTLIDDPTFVKLHLKKSKSSPNKQFTLITNHVKPSVGRDWSIIPYPISSLVDNPSATFVADSHYLLNLKDKDWSMAGSCNGLICLVGYRFTSTANKLQDYWLRIWNPATRKISRNIGHFCDVRDFGFRGFVFSFGWDDSTGTFKVVASRSIDHGYTTEMRVFAIGDNVWRNIESLQVRLLGMEWCGQRVDKGYEYGCVFLNTTFNWLAVQNWARVIVRHNWSYNWSYYVSDITVEDLVIVSLDLGTETYNKYRLPRGFFDKLPRKEPTIGVLEECLCLCYSYKETDIVIWQMKKFGVEESWILFLKISYNILQLDYDVSFLPLFLSKDGDTLVLCSSKNEAAILYNLRDNSMRQIEVRAHKTNIDDGTYNSLYLSLAQRYVESLISVC, from the coding sequence ATGAATACGAAATCAGCCATGTTGCAGACTGAGACGCAGGTGTTTATACCCGAGGATCTCATCTCCCAGATCATTTCGTCACTCCCTGTAAAATCTCTTGTTCGATTCAAGTGTGTAAGTAATTTTTGGAACACTCTCATTGACGATCCTACTTTTGTGAAACTTCACCTCAAGAAATCCAAATCCTCACCAAATAAGCAATTCACATTAATCACTAATCACGTAAAGCCTAGTGTGGGCCGTGATTGGAGTATCATTCCATACCCTATAAGTAGTTTAGTCGATAATCCGTCTGCTACCTTTGTTGCTGATTCTCATTATCTTTTAAATTTAAAGGATAAAGATTGGTCTATGGCTGGTTCTTGTAATGGATTGATCTGTCTCGTTGGTTATCGTTTCACTAGTACGGCTAATAAACTTCAAGACTACTGGTTGCGAATATGGAACCCAGCCACAAGAAAAATATCTAGAAACATTGGCCATTTTTGTGATGTACGCGATTTCGGCTTCAGGGGTTTCGTCTTCAGTTTTGGTTGGGATGATTCCACAGGCACGTTTAAAGTGGTTGCGTCGCGCTCTATTGATCATGGTTATACAACCGAGATGAGAGTTTTCGCTATTGGTGATAATGTTTGGAGAAATATTGAAAGTTTGCAGGTTCGTCTTCTTGGTATGGAATGGTGTGGACAGCGTGTAGATAAGGGATATGAATATGGTTGTGTGTTTTTAAATACCACTTTTAACTGGTTGGCCGTTCAAAATTGGGCCCGTGTCATCGTCCGCCACAATTGGAGTTACAATTGGAGTTATTATGTGAGCGACATTACTGTTGAAGACCTTGTTATTGTTTCGCTAGATCTGGGGACGGAGACGTACAATAAGTATCGGCTGCCTCGGGGTTTTTTTGATAAGCTGCCGCGCAAAGAGCCAACTATTGGTGTGTTGGAAGAATGCCTTTGTTTGTGTTATTCTTATAAGGAAACCGATATTGTTATATGGCAGATGAAGAAATTTGGGGTTGAAGAGTCTTGGATTCTATTTCTTAAAATTAGTTATAACATTCTTCAATTAGACTATGATGTTTCGTTCTTGCCATTGTTTCTTTCTAAGGATGGCGATACATTGGTATTGTGTAGTTCTAAAAATGAGGCAGCAATTCTTTATAATTTGAGAGATAATAGTATGCGGCAAATAGAAGTTAGAGCGCACAAAACTAATATTGATGATGGAACTTACAATTCATTATACTTGAGCCTGGCCCAGCGTTATGTTGAAAGCTTAATTTCAGTTTGTTGA